The Chelonia mydas isolate rCheMyd1 chromosome 3, rCheMyd1.pri.v2, whole genome shotgun sequence genome includes a region encoding these proteins:
- the LOC102942825 gene encoding protein CLN8 produces the protein MREEEMNLANSAASRDIFDWDYVLWEVRWKLLAAGFFIYLGLFLLAHLLSSWISASYRTLSGKEKAFWNMSITRGLFAVQSCGAGLWALFIDPVFQVDQVHSQQKWSWFHCIIAAGFFLHENVVIHVSNIVFRMFDVFSVVHHLFAFGGLLGVITNIKSGHYLPLMGLLLEMSAPSTCISNVLLKIGCANTLFWKANQWVNIHMFHCRMVLIYHMWWVCISHWNDVVENLGLPYFIVFFMGLSTLTLILNPYWTYRSTQRLFGLVDRNFPNTEVENGSSGKLNSETFQKKRL, from the exons ATGAGAGAAGAAGAAATGAATCTTGCAAACAGTGCAGCATCCAGAGACATATTTGACTGGGACTACGTTCTGTGGGAAGTTCGTTGGAAGTTACTAGCAGCTGGCTTTTTTATCTACCTGGGACTCTTTCTTCTAGCTCACTTGCTGTCATCATGGATCAGTGCCAGTTATCGCACTTTGTCAGGAAAGGAGAAGGCCTTCTGGAATATGTCTATAACACGTGGCCTGTTTGCAGTTCAGAGTTGTGGAGCTGGCTTGTGGGCCTTGTTCATAGATCCAGTTTTTCAAGTTGACCAAGTGCATTCGCAGCAAAAGTGGAGCTGGTTTCACTGCATAATAGCTGCTGGCTTCTTCTTGCATGAAAATGTAGTTATTCATGTGTCTAATATTGTTTTCAGGATGTTTGATGTGTTCTCAGTGGTTCATCATTTATTTGCCTTTGGTGGGCTTCTTGGCGTGATAACAAACATAAAGTCTGGACACTATCTACCACTGATGGGACTGCTACTTGAGATGAGTGCTCCTTCAACCTGCATCTCCAATGTGCTTTTAAAG ATTGGCTGTGCTAATACCCTTTTTTGGAAGGCAAACCAATGGGTAAATATCCATATGTTTCACTGCCGCATGGTCCTTATTTATCACATGTGGTGGGTGTGTATTTCCCATTGGAATGATGTGGTGGAAAATCTGGGACTTCCATATTTTATTGTCTTTTTCATGGGGTTAAGTACACTTACATTAATACTTAATCCATACTGGACGTACAGATCAACTCAGCGGCTCTTTGGTCTAGTTGACAGgaactttccaaatacagaagtgGAAAATGGATCTTCTGGTAAATTAAATAGTGAAACATTTCAGAAGAAGAGGTTATAG